TTCTACCGTGAACCCCCGGCTTGCCGAGTCAGGGTGCTGTGTAGCCATTGCCAGAGGTACTGGGTACCCTAGCACCGTCGTCTACCCCTAGCCGCCGCATAGCGGCGGAGAACTCACATTTAAGCTGCTCTCTCAGCGGCTAGAGGCCCGAGGCATAGAGCCGGGCTACTCCGGCCTAAACTGGCTCGGGGGTCGCGCGCTTTGGCCGGAGGCGTGAAGGTTAGGGCTTACTCGAGTAGCGCGAATCTAGGCCCGGGCTTCGACGCGCTGGCCGTAGCGCACACAGCGTTCTACGACGAGGTGGAAGCTCGCCTGGAGCCAGGCAACGGACAAGTGCTCGTTGAGTCTGTGTACGGCCCGTACGCCCACGAGGCCGGGAGAGCCGAGACCGCTAAGAAGGCTGTCGAGGAGCTATTGAGGCTCACAAACATAGACATAGGGGATCGTAACATAGTACTCCGTATATACAAGGGTGTACCTCCTGGAAAGGGCCTAGGGAGCAGTGGAGCCTCTGCCGCCGCCGCTGTAAAGGCCGCCGAGCTGCTACTCGACCTAGATGTGCCAGATAACGTTCTTGTCGAGGCTGCCGGTAGAGGCGAGGCTGCGGCTGCTGGCACACCACACTACGACAACGTCGCTGCCAGCCTACTCGGCGGCCTCGCCATAGTAGCCTTTGACAAGAATGGTAAGCTCTACGTCACTCACATGGAGATTGATGCGTGGTTTACACTCTTCATACCTAGAGCTGAGATAGCGTCTGCCAAGACTAAGCTTATGAGAGAGATTCTACCCAAAGAAGTGGGTCTTGACCAAGCAGCAAGAAACTGGAGCAGACTAGCACTCCTTGTAGCAGCAGCTGCAAGGAACGATCTCCAGACACTCGGGCATATGATGATGCAGGACGAGATAGTCGAACCCGCCAGGTCGAGATTCATACCCTGCTACGACTCGGTCATAGAGGCCGCCATCGAGGCTGGAGCGTTAGGGGTGTCAATCAGCGGAGCCGGTCCATCACTTATAGCGCTGTCGCGCTCACGCGAAGACGCAATAAGAGTTGCCAACGCGGTTGCAAAGAGCTGTAGGTGCTGCGAAGTAGAGGACATAAAGGTTGCACAAACCGCTGGGCCCGCGACGAGAGTCAAGTGGTGATTGCTGTGGGGCGCTATAACGCCACCAGGGCCATACACGCACTAAGGGAGGGACCGTCAGCCGACGATATAATACCACCTATAAACATATCAGTTATATATAAGTTCATTGAGGTCACAACACCACCTATCGAAGAAATAAAGTACGGCCGTGAGAATAACCCGACAGTGATGCGGCTCGAAGAAGCACTATCCGCTGCCGAGTCCGCCAACTGGTGCCTCGCCTTTAACACAGGGATGTCCGCCATCTCGACTCTACTACTACATATGCTTCCCCGGGCAAAGAGAATAGTGGCAAGCAGGCTCCTGTACGGTTCCACGCGCACACTTCTCGAGAAAATGACCGGGCTTAACGACAAAGTAGAACTCGTGTACGCTGGGCCCCCATGGGATGAGCTACTCTCAACCATACGTGCGGGAGATATGGTCTTCATAGAGACTGTCGGGAACCCTACTCTCCGCATACCTCCCATAGACGAGATGGTCGAACTGTGTAGACAAGTGGACTGCACTGTTATCGTTGACAATACTTTCGCGACACCTGTGCTATACCGCCCCCTAGAGGCGGGTGCCGACATAGTAGTTGAGAGCATGACCAAGTACATAGCCGGGCACAATGATGTCCTCGGTGGCCTACTCTGCAGCAACATAGACACTCTAAAGGAGAGTATATGGGACTGGAGAAAGCTCACGGGAACGATAATTCAGCCCCTCGACGCATACCTGGTAGCCAGGGGGCTTAAGACGCTCCACATCCGCGTAAAACGCTCCTCCGAGACAGCTATGGAGATAGCCAAGTGGCTCGCCGAGCGCCCAGAAGTAGTTAAAGTCCACTACCCTGGCCTCCCCAACCACCCCGACCATAATACTGCAACAAGAATGTTTAACGGGCTCTATGGCGGCGTAGTCTCGTTCGAGATCAAGGGTGGCGCGAGCGCCGCAAAGAAGTTCCTCAACGCGTTAAAGATTATAGTACCCTCCCCGAGCCTAGGCGGTACAGAGAGCATAGCAACATATCCCTACGAGAGCAGCCATAGGAATCTCAGCGAGGAAGAGAAGTATAGGCTTGAAATAACGCCTGGCCTGATAAGGCTGAGCATAGGCCTCGAAGACGTAGAGGACCTCATAGCTGATATAGAAAACGCGTTGAAGGCGTCACAAGCCTAGAACAA
The window above is part of the Pyrodictium abyssi genome. Proteins encoded here:
- a CDS encoding homoserine kinase yields the protein MAGGVKVRAYSSSANLGPGFDALAVAHTAFYDEVEARLEPGNGQVLVESVYGPYAHEAGRAETAKKAVEELLRLTNIDIGDRNIVLRIYKGVPPGKGLGSSGASAAAAVKAAELLLDLDVPDNVLVEAAGRGEAAAAGTPHYDNVAASLLGGLAIVAFDKNGKLYVTHMEIDAWFTLFIPRAEIASAKTKLMREILPKEVGLDQAARNWSRLALLVAAAARNDLQTLGHMMMQDEIVEPARSRFIPCYDSVIEAAIEAGALGVSISGAGPSLIALSRSREDAIRVANAVAKSCRCCEVEDIKVAQTAGPATRVKW
- a CDS encoding trans-sulfuration enzyme family protein — translated: MGRYNATRAIHALREGPSADDIIPPINISVIYKFIEVTTPPIEEIKYGRENNPTVMRLEEALSAAESANWCLAFNTGMSAISTLLLHMLPRAKRIVASRLLYGSTRTLLEKMTGLNDKVELVYAGPPWDELLSTIRAGDMVFIETVGNPTLRIPPIDEMVELCRQVDCTVIVDNTFATPVLYRPLEAGADIVVESMTKYIAGHNDVLGGLLCSNIDTLKESIWDWRKLTGTIIQPLDAYLVARGLKTLHIRVKRSSETAMEIAKWLAERPEVVKVHYPGLPNHPDHNTATRMFNGLYGGVVSFEIKGGASAAKKFLNALKIIVPSPSLGGTESIATYPYESSHRNLSEEEKYRLEITPGLIRLSIGLEDVEDLIADIENALKASQA